From Xenopus laevis strain J_2021 chromosome 7L, Xenopus_laevis_v10.1, whole genome shotgun sequence, one genomic window encodes:
- the LOC108696377 gene encoding junctional adhesion molecule C has product MAERSVQLLLLLIQGCSILAVELSTHNQNPVVQEHQSVELSCIITSTKTKDPRIEWKKIKNDDADYVYFEKRIQGGLEGRANIQSKSSLFIKNTSRTDNGKYRCEVAALEDDKKIAEIYISLTVQVKPVIPQCRVPKAVPVGKSAVLHCQENEGYPSAVYRWYRNSEALPDDSKSTLKFQNSSFTFNPKTGTLTFTAVNKGDMGRYYCIASNDAGSAKCEEQELEVYDLNIGGIIGGILVVLVVLALITGGVCCAYRKGYCTSSSSRSSGQSYKTPAKPEGVNYMRTNDEGDFRHKSSFVI; this is encoded by the exons gtTGCAGTATTCTGGCCGTAGAACTGAGCACCCATAACCAAAATCCTGTGGTGCAGGAACATCAGA GTGTTGAGCTGTCCTGTATTATTACCAGCACGAAAACAAAAGATCCCAGAATTGAATGGAAGAAAATTAAGAATGATGATGCAGATTATGTATACTTTGAGAAACGCATCCAAG GTGGCCTAGAAGGTCGAGCTAACATACAGTCAAAAAGCTCTCTCTTCATTAAAAATACCAGCCGAACAGACAACGGGAAGTACAGATGTGAAGTGGCTGCTCTTGAAGATGACAAAAAGATAGCAGAGATTTATATCAGCTTGACTGTACAAG TGAAACCAGTGATTCCACAATGTAGAGTGCCAAAAGCAGTTCCAGTGGGCAAATCTGCCGTCCTTCACTGCCAAGAGAATGAGGGTTACCCAAGTGCTGTGTATCGCTGGTACCGCAACAGTGAAGCTCTACCTGATGACTCAAAATCCACTTTAAAGTTTCAGAACTCGTCCTTTACATTTAACCCTAAAACAGGTACTCTG ACATTTACTGCAGTGAACAAAGGTGACATGGGACGTTATTACTGCATTGCAAGTAATGATGCTGGGTCGGCCAAGTGTGAGGAGCAAGAACTGGAAGTCT atGACTTGAATATTGGAGGCATCATAGGAGGTATTCTTGTAGTACTTGTTGTACTGGCACTGATCACAGGAGGTGTTTGCTGTGCATACCGTAAAGGTTACTGtacaagcagcagcagcagatccAGTGGGCAGAG ttaCAAGACCCCAGCAAAACCAGAAGGTGTCAATTACATGAGGACAAATGATGAG